The following coding sequences lie in one Futiania mangrovi genomic window:
- the rpmH gene encoding 50S ribosomal protein L34 — translation MKRTYQPSKLVRKRRHGFRARSATRGGRQVLALRRARGRKRLSA, via the coding sequence GTGAAGCGCACCTATCAGCCGAGCAAGCTCGTTCGCAAGCGCAGGCACGGCTTCCGCGCACGCAGCGCGACCCGCGGCGGCCGGCAGGTGCTGGCGCTGCGCCGTGCCCGGGGCCGCAAGCGGCTGTCGGCCTGA
- a CDS encoding TVP38/TMEM64 family protein, which yields MDGRSLAARERKAPGVAVAPARGALARLWPLAVLGVGLLLFFALGGPSYVSFDTLRENRADLIAWRAEHGVLAAFAYVALYAAVTAFSLPVASVLTLTGGFLFGWFWGGLWTVTGATLGAAVLFLAARTALGETLKARAGPFLKRFEAGFRRDMWSYLFILRLVPVFPFWLVNLAPAFLGVPLHAFLVTTFLGILPGSFVFASVGAGLGAVFDRGEDPDLSGILTDPAVFLPILALIALALVPVVYKRLVRRPGLPQ from the coding sequence ATGGATGGACGCAGCCTGGCCGCCCGCGAACGCAAGGCGCCGGGCGTGGCGGTTGCGCCTGCCCGCGGTGCGCTCGCCCGGTTATGGCCGCTTGCCGTCCTGGGGGTGGGGCTGCTCCTCTTCTTCGCGCTGGGCGGCCCGTCCTATGTCTCTTTCGACACGCTGCGTGAGAACCGGGCGGATCTCATCGCCTGGCGGGCGGAGCACGGGGTTCTGGCGGCTTTCGCCTATGTGGCTCTATATGCGGCTGTCACGGCCTTCTCGCTGCCGGTCGCCTCGGTCCTGACCCTGACGGGCGGGTTCCTGTTCGGCTGGTTCTGGGGCGGTCTCTGGACAGTGACGGGGGCCACCCTTGGCGCCGCGGTGCTGTTCCTCGCCGCCCGGACGGCGCTCGGCGAGACCCTGAAAGCGCGGGCAGGGCCGTTCCTGAAGCGGTTCGAGGCCGGCTTCCGGCGCGACATGTGGAGCTATCTGTTCATCCTGCGGCTCGTGCCGGTCTTTCCGTTCTGGCTGGTGAACCTCGCGCCTGCCTTCCTGGGCGTGCCGCTTCATGCCTTTCTGGTCACGACCTTCCTGGGCATCCTGCCCGGCTCGTTCGTGTTCGCGTCGGTCGGGGCGGGGCTCGGGGCGGTGTTCGACCGGGGCGAGGATCCCGACCTCTCCGGCATCCTGACCGATCCGGCGGTCTTCCTGCCGATCCTGGCGCTGATCGCGCTGGCGCTGGTACCCGTCGTCTACAAGCGCCTCGTGCGCCGGCCGGGACTGCCTCAATGA
- a CDS encoding dihydrolipoyl dehydrogenase family protein — protein sequence MSRTVETDICVIGAGSGGLSVAAGAAQMGARVVLVEKGEMGGDCLNYGCVPSKALLAAGKHAHAMRHGAAFGIAPLEPQVDFAAVRQHVHGVIAAIAPHDSQERFEGLGVTVIREAARFAGPRTVQAGETRIEAKYVVVATGSSPFVPPIEGLDGVPYFTNETIFGNDVRPEHLIVVGGGPIGMEMAQAHRRLGSQVTVLEGMRALGKDDPEAAAIVLDRLRGEGIDIREQAKVVRVAPVAEGVAVTVERNGREETVTGSHLLVAVGRKANVEGLNLEAGNVAYDRRGISVDSRLRSTTNSRVFAIGDVAGQLQFTHVAGYHAGIAIRNMLFWLPAKASMRAMPWATYTDPELAHVGMAEAEAKKAHSDASVLRWTFKENDRAQAERRTEGIIKAVVRGNGEILGATVVGPHAADLLLPWVLAVEKRMKIGTLAGLTAPYPTLGEVSKRVAGSYYTPKLFSDRTRRLVRFLMRWS from the coding sequence ATGAGCCGGACCGTGGAGACCGACATCTGCGTCATCGGTGCTGGCTCTGGCGGGCTCTCCGTGGCGGCGGGGGCGGCGCAGATGGGCGCGCGCGTCGTGCTCGTCGAGAAGGGGGAGATGGGCGGCGACTGCCTGAACTACGGCTGCGTCCCGTCCAAGGCGCTGCTGGCAGCCGGCAAGCACGCCCACGCGATGCGCCATGGCGCGGCTTTCGGGATCGCGCCCCTCGAACCGCAGGTCGATTTCGCCGCCGTGCGCCAGCACGTGCACGGCGTCATCGCCGCCATCGCGCCGCACGACAGCCAGGAGCGGTTCGAGGGCCTCGGCGTCACCGTTATCCGCGAGGCCGCACGGTTCGCGGGACCTCGCACGGTGCAGGCGGGAGAGACCCGGATCGAGGCGAAATACGTGGTGGTGGCGACGGGCTCCTCGCCCTTCGTTCCGCCGATCGAGGGGCTGGACGGGGTTCCCTATTTCACCAACGAGACGATCTTCGGCAACGACGTCCGGCCTGAACATCTGATCGTCGTCGGCGGCGGTCCCATCGGGATGGAAATGGCGCAGGCGCACCGGCGGCTGGGATCGCAGGTAACCGTGCTCGAGGGGATGCGCGCGCTCGGCAAGGACGATCCGGAAGCGGCAGCCATCGTTCTCGACCGTCTGCGCGGCGAAGGCATCGACATCCGGGAGCAGGCGAAGGTCGTCCGCGTCGCCCCCGTGGCCGAAGGCGTCGCCGTGACGGTCGAGCGGAACGGCCGCGAGGAGACCGTGACCGGCAGCCACCTGCTCGTCGCGGTCGGGCGGAAGGCGAACGTCGAGGGACTGAACCTCGAAGCCGGCAATGTCGCCTACGACCGGCGCGGCATCTCGGTCGACTCGCGGCTGCGCTCCACCACCAACAGCCGCGTCTTCGCCATCGGGGACGTGGCGGGCCAGCTTCAGTTCACGCATGTCGCGGGCTACCACGCGGGCATCGCGATCCGGAACATGCTGTTCTGGCTGCCGGCCAAGGCCAGCATGCGCGCCATGCCCTGGGCAACCTACACCGACCCGGAACTGGCCCATGTCGGCATGGCGGAGGCCGAGGCGAAGAAGGCGCACTCCGACGCATCCGTGCTGCGCTGGACCTTTAAGGAGAACGATCGCGCGCAGGCCGAACGGCGCACGGAGGGGATCATCAAGGCCGTCGTGCGGGGCAATGGCGAAATCCTGGGTGCGACCGTCGTCGGGCCGCATGCTGCCGATCTTCTGCTTCCATGGGTGCTTGCGGTGGAGAAGCGCATGAAGATCGGTACGCTGGCCGGGCTCACCGCGCCCTATCCCACCCTCGGCGAGGTGTCGAAACGTGTTGCGGGCAGCTATTATACGCCGAAACTGTTCAGCGACCGGACTCGGAGGCTTGTCCGCTTCCTGATGCGCTGGTCCTGA
- a CDS encoding sensor histidine kinase, translated as MADIRVPGAPAPGLSLIRGLSGRLLLLTVLFVMLAEVFVFAPSVGRFRLTYLADRLEAAQIAGLVLEAAPGAAVSAALKEELLMSAEVVSVAIRRPGRPVLMLMAEGHPPHEATYSIGSAGFFSSIADALRALAGPPRVIMATGPAAFGEGSVEIVMSEAPMRAAMIDYGLRILGLSILISLFTAALVFLSLYLLLVKPLRRITENLTSFRDNPEDASRVIVPRHGPDEIAQAERELAGMQADVRAALKQKDRLAALGLAVAKINHDLRNILASAQLVSDRLAVSTDPGVQRIAPRLVAAIDRAIALCTNTLRYGRAEERVPERRRIRLSAPLRDIASVLALAEHPAIRWRVDGLDDFPVYADPEHLFRILINLVRNAMQALEDFGGPGEIAVTARRRPGHVEIDVADTGPGVPETARAHLFGAFVGSARAGGSGLGLAIARELARGHGGDVVLHRTGPEGTVFRVTLPD; from the coding sequence ATGGCCGACATCCGCGTGCCCGGTGCGCCCGCGCCGGGCCTCAGCCTGATCCGCGGTCTGTCCGGGCGGCTGCTGCTTCTGACCGTGCTGTTCGTCATGCTGGCGGAGGTTTTCGTATTCGCGCCGTCGGTCGGCCGCTTCCGGCTGACCTATCTGGCCGACCGGCTGGAGGCGGCGCAGATCGCGGGGCTCGTCCTGGAGGCCGCGCCCGGGGCCGCGGTCTCCGCCGCGCTGAAGGAGGAGCTGCTGATGAGCGCGGAGGTCGTGTCGGTGGCGATTCGCCGGCCGGGCCGTCCCGTCCTCATGTTGATGGCCGAAGGACACCCGCCGCACGAGGCGACCTATTCCATCGGCAGCGCCGGCTTCTTCAGCTCGATCGCCGATGCTCTGCGTGCGCTTGCCGGGCCGCCGCGCGTCATCATGGCGACGGGACCCGCGGCTTTCGGAGAGGGCTCGGTCGAGATCGTGATGAGCGAGGCGCCGATGCGCGCGGCGATGATCGACTATGGTCTGCGCATCCTTGGGCTTTCGATCCTCATCTCGCTGTTCACCGCGGCGCTGGTCTTCCTCAGCCTGTACCTGCTGCTTGTGAAGCCCTTGCGGCGGATCACCGAGAACCTGACAAGCTTCCGGGACAACCCCGAGGATGCGTCCCGCGTCATCGTCCCGCGCCACGGTCCCGACGAGATCGCGCAGGCCGAGCGGGAGCTTGCCGGCATGCAGGCCGACGTGCGCGCAGCGCTGAAGCAGAAGGACCGCCTGGCGGCGCTGGGCCTCGCGGTCGCCAAGATCAACCACGACCTCCGTAACATCCTTGCGAGCGCTCAACTGGTCTCCGACCGCCTTGCGGTGAGCACCGACCCGGGCGTGCAGCGCATTGCCCCGCGTCTGGTTGCTGCCATCGACCGGGCCATCGCCCTTTGCACCAATACGCTGCGTTACGGCCGGGCCGAGGAGCGTGTGCCCGAACGGCGCCGCATCCGGCTCAGCGCGCCGCTCCGCGACATTGCATCGGTGCTGGCGCTTGCCGAACATCCGGCCATCCGCTGGCGGGTGGACGGGCTCGACGACTTCCCGGTCTATGCCGATCCGGAGCACCTGTTCCGCATCCTGATCAATCTCGTGCGCAATGCGATGCAGGCGCTGGAGGACTTTGGCGGTCCGGGCGAAATCGCAGTGACGGCGCGGCGCAGGCCCGGTCATGTCGAGATCGACGTGGCCGACACGGGGCCCGGCGTGCCGGAAACGGCCCGTGCGCATCTCTTCGGGGCCTTCGTCGGTTCGGCGCGTGCCGGCGGCTCAGGCCTCGGCCTTGCGATCGCGCGCGAGCTTGCGCGTGGCCACGGCGGCGACGTTGTCCTGCACCGCACGGGGCCGGAGGGAACGGTCTTCCGGGTGACGCTGCCGGACTGA
- the parA gene encoding ParA family partition ATPase, whose amino-acid sequence MAKVITIAQQKGGAGKTSLAAHLGAHWARKGKRVALLDLDPQQSLSAWFSMRQDLGHDTGHLTLRPSSGWRATTEVRRLGEEADVILIDCPPHAETSGRVAIRSADLVVVPCQLSPMDIWASRPTLEMVEKEGRPALLVLNRVPPRGKLADELRARMAKDELPLARASLGNRMGFAASLMDGLGVSEAEPRSKAAREIAALATEILRKSG is encoded by the coding sequence ATGGCCAAGGTCATCACCATCGCGCAGCAGAAGGGCGGGGCCGGCAAGACCTCGCTCGCCGCGCACCTGGGCGCGCATTGGGCGCGCAAGGGCAAGCGCGTTGCATTGCTCGATCTCGACCCTCAGCAGAGCCTCAGTGCCTGGTTCTCGATGCGGCAGGACCTTGGACACGACACCGGGCATCTGACACTGCGCCCGTCCTCGGGCTGGCGGGCGACGACCGAGGTGCGGCGCCTCGGCGAGGAAGCGGACGTGATCCTGATCGATTGCCCGCCGCACGCCGAGACCTCGGGCCGGGTGGCGATCCGGTCGGCCGACCTGGTCGTCGTGCCGTGCCAGCTGTCGCCGATGGATATCTGGGCCTCGCGCCCGACGCTCGAGATGGTGGAGAAGGAAGGCCGGCCCGCCCTCCTCGTGCTGAACCGCGTGCCGCCGCGCGGGAAGCTGGCGGACGAGCTGCGCGCGCGCATGGCGAAGGATGAGCTGCCGCTTGCCAGGGCCTCCCTCGGCAACCGCATGGGTTTCGCCGCGAGCCTGATGGACGGCCTCGGCGTGTCGGAGGCGGAGCCGCGCTCCAAGGCCGCGCGGGAGATCGCCGCGCTGGCCACCGAGATCCTGCGCAAGTCGGGCTGA
- the ggt gene encoding gamma-glutamyltransferase: MTHSRLFAVIGHLAAGIAAAFLLLGSAHARDVRAPVTAQTQMVAAANPHAAEAGREILRAGGSAVDAAVAMQMVLTLVEPQSSGIGGGAFLLHWSAQDGALDAWDGREKAPEAATPDLFLDDQGQPLKFFDALVGGRAVGVPGALAMLAAAHERQGNLPWADLFQPAIRLARSGFEVSQRLHDAIVAGRDLIASRTAAATYFLDATGDPLPVGHVLRNAALADTLSQIAEKGPRAFYEGEIARKIVAAVQGDVGNPGRLEMSDMAAYRPVLREAVCAPYRAHRVCGMPPPTSGGIAVLQMLGVLQRFDLAALDPVSAETAHLIAEAGRLAFADRNLYVADPDYVEVPVDALLDRGYLARRSALISVDASMGKATAGRPLDRADLVPGAGFDVPSTSHLVAVDADGNVVSMTTSVEFRFGSHLMVGGFLLNNQLTDFSFRPLDADGRVVANAVQPGKRPRSSMSPTIAFDEAGKPVLAVGSPGGSRIPGYTLRALLGVLDWDLDPQAALDLPHVVNRNGATDLEAGTAAEALAPALESKGHEVRVVEMTSGLHAIAIGTDGTLTGAADRRREGVALGD, from the coding sequence ATGACCCATTCACGCCTATTCGCCGTCATCGGCCATCTCGCCGCCGGCATTGCCGCAGCCTTCCTGCTGCTCGGGTCGGCGCACGCGCGCGATGTCCGTGCGCCGGTCACCGCGCAGACGCAGATGGTCGCCGCCGCGAACCCGCACGCCGCCGAGGCCGGGCGCGAGATCCTGCGTGCAGGCGGGAGCGCGGTGGACGCTGCAGTCGCCATGCAGATGGTGCTGACCCTGGTCGAACCGCAATCCTCCGGTATCGGCGGCGGGGCCTTCCTGCTCCATTGGTCTGCGCAGGACGGCGCGCTCGACGCCTGGGACGGCCGCGAGAAGGCACCGGAAGCTGCGACGCCCGACCTCTTCCTCGACGATCAGGGACAACCGCTGAAGTTCTTCGACGCCCTTGTCGGCGGACGTGCCGTCGGCGTGCCGGGCGCGCTCGCCATGCTGGCCGCAGCCCACGAGCGGCAGGGAAACCTGCCCTGGGCCGACCTGTTCCAGCCGGCCATCCGGCTTGCGCGCAGCGGTTTCGAGGTCAGCCAGCGCCTGCATGACGCGATTGTCGCGGGACGCGACCTGATCGCCTCGCGCACCGCTGCGGCGACCTATTTCCTGGATGCGACGGGCGACCCGCTTCCCGTCGGGCACGTTCTGCGCAACGCCGCGCTCGCCGACACGCTGAGCCAGATTGCCGAGAAGGGGCCGCGTGCCTTCTACGAGGGCGAAATCGCACGCAAGATCGTCGCGGCGGTCCAGGGAGACGTGGGGAACCCCGGCCGGCTGGAGATGTCGGACATGGCGGCCTACCGGCCCGTGTTGCGCGAGGCGGTGTGCGCCCCCTACCGCGCGCATCGCGTCTGCGGCATGCCGCCCCCGACGAGCGGCGGTATTGCCGTGCTGCAGATGCTGGGGGTGCTGCAACGCTTCGATCTTGCCGCGCTCGATCCCGTGTCGGCAGAGACAGCGCACCTGATCGCGGAGGCAGGCCGCCTCGCCTTCGCAGACCGCAACCTCTACGTTGCCGACCCGGACTATGTCGAGGTGCCGGTCGACGCGCTGCTCGACCGGGGCTATCTCGCCCGCCGCTCCGCGTTGATCAGCGTCGACGCGAGCATGGGCAAGGCCACCGCCGGGCGCCCGCTGGACCGGGCGGACCTCGTGCCGGGCGCGGGCTTCGACGTGCCCTCGACATCGCACCTCGTCGCGGTCGACGCAGACGGGAACGTCGTGTCCATGACCACGAGCGTCGAGTTCCGGTTCGGCAGCCACCTGATGGTGGGAGGGTTCCTGCTGAACAACCAGCTGACCGATTTCTCGTTCCGGCCGCTCGATGCCGATGGCCGGGTCGTGGCGAACGCCGTCCAGCCCGGCAAGCGCCCGCGGTCATCCATGTCGCCGACCATCGCGTTCGACGAGGCAGGCAAGCCTGTGCTGGCGGTGGGTTCGCCCGGCGGAAGCCGGATTCCCGGCTACACGCTGCGCGCGCTGCTCGGCGTGCTCGATTGGGATCTCGACCCGCAGGCCGCGCTCGACCTGCCGCATGTTGTCAACCGAAACGGCGCGACGGACCTCGAGGCCGGCACGGCGGCAGAGGCGCTCGCCCCCGCTCTGGAATCGAAGGGTCACGAGGTCAGGGTCGTGGAGATGACCAGCGGCCTGCACGCCATCGCCATCGGCACGGACGGGACGCTGACCGGGGCCGCGGACCGGAGGCGGGAGGGCGTGGCGCTGGGGGACTAA
- a CDS encoding P1 family peptidase translates to MAVTTGPRNLLTDVAGLKVGNAEDLAVRTGVTAILPDTPVTAAVDVRGGAPGTRETDALDPSALVDKVHGIVLSGGSVYGLDAASAAVSWLGARGVGYAVLPPPVPPAPVVPGAILFDLANGGDKAWGSEPPYRRLGIAACEAAGVDFALGSAGAGAGAMAGTLKGGLGSASLVLDDGTTVAALIAGNPVGSAVIPGTRHFWAWPHEREGEFGGLGAPEGVAVPVPSLPDDTKLGQISRPGAATVIGVVATDADLTPAEARRLAMQAHSGLSAAVWPAHTPLDGDTLFALATGARPLGEARAVRLAALGAAAAACVARALARGVYEARALGQERAWRDLSGA, encoded by the coding sequence ATGGCCGTGACCACGGGACCGCGGAACCTGCTGACCGACGTCGCCGGGCTGAAGGTGGGCAATGCGGAGGATCTCGCCGTGCGGACGGGTGTCACCGCCATTCTGCCGGACACGCCCGTGACGGCTGCCGTGGATGTGCGTGGCGGCGCGCCCGGCACGCGGGAGACCGATGCGCTCGACCCATCGGCGCTGGTCGACAAGGTGCATGGGATCGTGCTCTCCGGCGGCTCGGTCTACGGTCTCGATGCGGCGTCGGCGGCGGTGAGCTGGCTTGGTGCGCGCGGTGTCGGTTATGCCGTCCTGCCGCCGCCCGTGCCGCCCGCGCCGGTGGTGCCGGGCGCGATTCTCTTCGATCTCGCAAACGGTGGCGACAAGGCGTGGGGGAGCGAACCGCCCTACCGCCGCCTCGGTATCGCTGCGTGCGAGGCGGCGGGCGTCGATTTCGCACTGGGAAGCGCGGGGGCGGGGGCGGGCGCCATGGCGGGGACGCTGAAAGGCGGGCTCGGAAGCGCGTCGCTGGTGCTCGACGACGGGACGACGGTGGCGGCCCTGATCGCGGGCAATCCCGTGGGCAGCGCTGTAATTCCGGGCACGCGGCACTTCTGGGCCTGGCCGCATGAGCGCGAGGGAGAGTTCGGCGGCCTCGGCGCGCCTGAGGGCGTTGCAGTGCCCGTACCGTCGCTGCCGGACGATACCAAGCTCGGCCAGATCTCGCGTCCGGGCGCCGCAACCGTCATCGGCGTGGTCGCGACCGACGCGGACCTGACACCGGCGGAAGCACGGCGCCTTGCCATGCAGGCGCACAGCGGCCTCTCCGCGGCCGTCTGGCCTGCGCACACGCCGCTCGACGGCGACACGCTGTTCGCGCTGGCCACGGGCGCACGGCCCCTGGGCGAGGCGCGCGCGGTCAGGCTTGCGGCGCTCGGTGCGGCGGCCGCGGCGTGCGTCGCCCGCGCCCTTGCCCGGGGCGTTTACGAGGCCCGTGCATTGGGACAAGAGCGTGCCTGGCGCGACCTTTCAGGGGCGTGA
- a CDS encoding PAS-domain containing protein, producing the protein MVEQLDPIIEAFDLLETGLAVFDKRLQLVRCNPAFRTLRRYPDDLCRPGIALEDLLRFNAQRGDFGAGSVDGLVSERLGEIRRTDRRDIEQRMADGQVLRIRYRRSPSGALVVAMEDTTETSQAERALAASEERYSLVTRATSDGIYDWNVAEDLLFVSDHLRVMMEFDAGLKGSRAWADRVHPDDKALYAQAMRDHFRGDAEALDCEYRLLYADGGYRWIHDRGVGVRDESGRVKRLVGAVRDVTELRQREAEVKAASIRFEEAIEAVSTGFALWDADDRLIVCNSRYRLYFEQLSDIAAPGIRFADLMAVALARGIFPGHENDPAGFLQETFARRARADGLPREQRLVGGLWLQVTDHRTADGGLVSIYSDVTSLKEREAESRRDKEAAEAALAELQRAQAQLIQAEKMASLGQLTAGIAHEIKNPLNFVNNFSRLSAEMMDELSELLAEPISTLPEEPRADANDLIGTVVGNLRKIDEHGRRADSIVKNMLLHARSGDGKRQPVDVNMLAEEAMALAYHGARAADPGFNLTLVRDFDPATGSIEGEPQDLQRVLINLCANGMYAAARHAADAGGEARLSVATRRENDEVILEVHDNGAGVPADVRDKIFQPFFTTKPTGEGTGLGLSMSYDIVRKHGGFLTLEEAVGGGARFRVVLPARGAHASGGTRR; encoded by the coding sequence GTGGTCGAGCAGCTTGATCCCATTATTGAGGCGTTCGACCTTCTGGAAACAGGTCTGGCGGTCTTTGACAAAAGACTTCAACTGGTCAGATGCAATCCGGCATTTCGGACGCTGCGGCGATACCCTGACGACCTCTGCCGTCCGGGTATCGCACTCGAAGACCTGCTGCGCTTCAACGCGCAGCGCGGCGATTTTGGTGCAGGTTCTGTCGACGGGCTCGTCAGCGAACGCCTGGGAGAGATAAGGCGGACGGATCGGCGCGATATCGAACAACGAATGGCGGACGGTCAGGTTCTGCGCATCCGCTACCGACGGTCTCCGTCAGGGGCGCTCGTCGTCGCGATGGAGGACACGACGGAAACCAGTCAGGCTGAACGGGCCCTTGCTGCGAGCGAGGAGCGTTATTCCCTCGTCACCCGGGCGACCAGTGACGGCATCTATGACTGGAATGTCGCGGAAGACCTGCTTTTCGTCTCGGATCATCTTCGCGTGATGATGGAATTCGACGCCGGGCTCAAGGGCTCCAGGGCTTGGGCCGACCGGGTTCACCCGGATGACAAGGCCCTTTATGCGCAGGCCATGCGGGATCACTTCCGCGGCGACGCGGAAGCGCTCGACTGCGAATATCGCCTGCTATACGCGGACGGCGGATACCGATGGATCCATGACCGGGGCGTTGGGGTCAGAGACGAAAGCGGGCGGGTAAAGCGACTTGTCGGGGCGGTTCGTGACGTCACGGAGCTTCGCCAGCGGGAGGCGGAGGTCAAGGCAGCCAGTATCCGTTTCGAGGAAGCCATAGAGGCGGTTTCGACCGGCTTTGCGCTCTGGGATGCAGATGACCGGCTGATCGTCTGCAACTCGCGGTACCGCCTTTACTTCGAGCAATTGAGCGACATCGCCGCTCCCGGGATCAGGTTCGCTGACCTGATGGCAGTCGCATTGGCGCGGGGCATCTTCCCGGGCCACGAGAACGATCCCGCGGGCTTCCTGCAGGAAACCTTCGCACGCCGGGCGCGGGCGGACGGTCTGCCGCGGGAACAGCGCCTTGTCGGTGGTCTTTGGCTCCAGGTTACCGATCACCGTACCGCCGATGGGGGCCTTGTCTCCATCTACAGCGATGTCACATCCCTCAAGGAGAGGGAGGCGGAAAGCCGGCGCGACAAGGAAGCCGCCGAAGCTGCCCTGGCGGAACTTCAGCGCGCGCAGGCACAGCTTATCCAGGCAGAGAAGATGGCGAGTCTCGGCCAGCTGACCGCAGGAATCGCTCACGAGATCAAGAACCCGCTGAACTTCGTCAATAATTTCTCCAGGCTGTCAGCCGAGATGATGGATGAGCTTTCCGAGCTTCTGGCGGAGCCCATCTCCACGCTGCCGGAGGAGCCTCGCGCCGATGCGAACGATCTGATCGGAACGGTTGTAGGCAATCTGCGCAAGATCGACGAGCACGGCCGCCGCGCGGACAGCATCGTCAAGAACATGTTGCTGCATGCCCGTTCAGGTGACGGCAAGCGCCAGCCAGTCGATGTCAACATGCTGGCCGAGGAGGCGATGGCACTCGCCTATCACGGCGCGCGCGCGGCGGACCCGGGCTTCAATCTGACGTTGGTTCGCGACTTCGATCCTGCCACGGGCAGCATCGAGGGGGAGCCGCAAGACCTGCAACGGGTCCTTATCAATCTTTGCGCCAACGGGATGTATGCCGCCGCGCGTCACGCGGCCGACGCAGGAGGCGAGGCCCGCCTCTCGGTCGCGACGCGGCGCGAGAACGACGAGGTCATTCTCGAGGTCCACGACAATGGCGCCGGTGTGCCCGCAGATGTGCGCGACAAGATCTTCCAGCCCTTTTTCACAACCAAGCCGACGGGCGAAGGGACGGGCCTCGGACTTTCCATGAGCTACGACATCGTCAGAAAGCACGGTGGCTTTCTTACCCTCGAAGAGGCGGTCGGAGGGGGAGCCCGTTTCAGGGTCGTGCTTCCTGCACGGGGAGCACACGCGAGCGGGGGGACACGCCGATGA
- a CDS encoding adenylate/guanylate cyclase domain-containing protein — MTGAVRILVVDDEPDIEALVTQRFRREIRKGEMSFVFARDGEEALKVLDSDPEVLMVLSDINMPRMDGLTLLSRIGEAHRDLRTVVVSAYGDMTNIRTAMNRGAFDFLTKPIEFSDLDTTIRKTLSHLEEYREMQRRQAEAELSRAILARYFSPNIVASLSSQSGGFKPRGEWREATFLFTDLAGFTHLVETTSPDVIGDLLNAYIDGIARIVFAHDGTMMKVIGDAIHAAFGAPVAQPDHAERAVACALDIDEFAEAYREHWRARGIDLGATRIGVNSGKAMIGDFGGDAFFDYTAYGDAVNIASRLEAANKVLGTRLCVSQNTVDRIAGFTGRPIGLLQLPGMSEPVPAYEPLDPSRADSPEVAAYTSAYGLLAGGDTSARQAFAALVGAAPDDPLTLFHLQRTLAGATGILIDAG, encoded by the coding sequence ATGACCGGGGCAGTGCGCATTCTTGTCGTCGATGACGAGCCCGATATCGAGGCGCTGGTGACGCAGCGCTTCCGACGTGAGATCCGCAAGGGCGAGATGTCCTTCGTGTTCGCCCGCGACGGCGAAGAGGCCCTGAAGGTTCTCGATTCCGATCCCGAGGTGTTGATGGTCCTGTCTGACATCAACATGCCGCGGATGGACGGGCTGACGCTCCTTTCGCGCATCGGCGAGGCGCATCGCGACCTCCGAACGGTCGTTGTCTCAGCCTATGGCGACATGACGAACATCCGCACGGCGATGAATCGCGGGGCGTTCGACTTCCTGACCAAACCGATCGAATTCTCCGATCTCGATACGACCATCCGCAAGACGCTGAGCCACCTCGAGGAATATCGCGAGATGCAGCGCCGGCAAGCCGAGGCAGAGCTCTCGCGCGCCATTCTCGCCCGCTATTTCTCACCGAACATCGTGGCAAGCCTCTCCTCCCAGTCGGGTGGGTTCAAGCCACGGGGCGAGTGGCGCGAAGCGACGTTCCTGTTCACCGATCTGGCCGGGTTCACGCACCTCGTCGAAACGACATCCCCCGATGTCATCGGCGACCTGCTCAACGCCTACATCGACGGCATCGCCCGGATCGTGTTTGCCCACGACGGCACCATGATGAAGGTCATAGGCGACGCGATCCATGCTGCCTTCGGGGCGCCGGTCGCCCAGCCGGATCATGCCGAGCGCGCAGTAGCCTGCGCCCTGGATATCGACGAATTCGCAGAGGCCTATCGGGAGCATTGGCGGGCGCGAGGGATCGATCTGGGTGCCACGCGGATCGGCGTGAACTCGGGCAAGGCAATGATCGGAGACTTCGGAGGGGACGCCTTTTTCGACTATACGGCCTATGGCGATGCGGTGAACATCGCCTCGAGGCTCGAAGCCGCCAACAAGGTTCTGGGCACGCGGCTATGCGTGAGCCAGAACACCGTCGACAGGATCGCCGGCTTCACAGGCCGCCCAATCGGCCTGCTGCAATTGCCGGGCATGTCGGAGCCGGTGCCCGCTTACGAGCCGCTTGATCCGTCCCGGGCAGATTCCCCGGAGGTGGCCGCCTATACCAGCGCCTACGGTCTTCTTGCAGGAGGAGATACCTCCGCCCGCCAGGCGTTCGCAGCCCTGGTCGGCGCAGCGCCTGACGATCCTCTTACACTCTTTCATTTGCAGCGGACACTGGCAGGTGCGACAGGTATTCTGATCGATGCGGGCTGA